One Idiomarina loihiensis L2TR genomic window carries:
- a CDS encoding RNA polymerase sigma factor FliA, translating to MNKAAVYAATADNRNAIIEQHTGLVKRIAHHMMARLPASVQVDDLIQAGMIGLLEAARNFDNSKGASFETFAGIRIRGAMLDEIRRGDWAPRSVHRNHRRVLEAIRQVENETGRDAKDTEVAAKLNMGMDEYHHILRDVSTGRIVGIEDLGVSEDAIMPEQVTGSAYEPQKDVENAAFHKALVSTISSLPEREALVLSLYYDEELNLKEIGEVLSVSESRVSQIHSQAMLRLKSRMQNWVE from the coding sequence ATGAATAAAGCTGCCGTTTATGCCGCCACTGCTGACAACCGGAATGCTATTATTGAACAGCATACCGGGCTGGTTAAGCGTATTGCACACCATATGATGGCTAGACTTCCAGCCAGTGTGCAAGTGGATGATTTGATCCAGGCAGGCATGATTGGCTTATTAGAAGCTGCGCGTAACTTTGATAACAGTAAAGGCGCCAGTTTCGAAACCTTTGCCGGCATTCGCATTCGTGGTGCTATGTTGGACGAAATTCGTCGTGGTGACTGGGCTCCGCGCTCGGTTCATCGTAATCATCGGCGCGTACTGGAAGCCATTCGTCAGGTTGAAAATGAAACCGGACGCGATGCAAAAGACACGGAAGTGGCCGCAAAGCTGAATATGGGTATGGATGAATATCATCATATTTTGCGGGATGTCAGCACGGGACGAATCGTTGGTATTGAAGATCTTGGTGTATCAGAAGATGCTATCATGCCAGAGCAGGTAACGGGTTCAGCTTATGAACCGCAAAAAGATGTTGAGAATGCTGCGTTTCATAAAGCGCTGGTTTCGACAATATCTTCGTTACCAGAACGTGAAGCTTTGGTGCTTTCGTTGTATTATGACGAAGAATTGAATTTAAAAGAGATAGGTGAAGTGCTGAGCGTGAGTGAATCACGAGTCAGTCAAATTCACAGTCAGGCAATGTTGCGACTGAAGTCGCGAATGCAAAATTGGGTTGAATAA
- a CDS encoding MinD/ParA family protein, which produces MDQASGLRRMKQSKVKVIAVTGGKGGVGKTNVSLNMAIAMAKQGKRVLVLDADLGLANVDVMLGLRVERNLSHVLSGQCELEDILIEGPAGIKIVPATSGTRSMVDLSESEHAGLIRAFSQLQGNYDVLIVDTAAGIGNTVVSFARASQDVLLVVCDEPTSITDAYALIKVLSREQGLFKFKVVANMVRNLRDGQVLFNKLTKVTDRFLDVALELAAIIPFDDNLRLAVRKQQPMVLAYPKSPASLAIKALAKKAIDWPVPAQAGGHLEFFLEQLITSADNESKRDVANE; this is translated from the coding sequence ATGGATCAAGCAAGCGGTCTGCGAAGAATGAAACAATCGAAAGTAAAAGTTATTGCGGTAACTGGTGGTAAAGGCGGCGTTGGGAAAACCAACGTGTCGCTGAATATGGCTATCGCAATGGCAAAGCAGGGCAAACGAGTATTAGTGCTGGATGCCGACTTAGGTCTGGCTAACGTCGATGTTATGTTAGGCCTGCGGGTTGAGCGCAACCTGTCTCATGTGTTGAGTGGGCAGTGCGAGTTAGAGGATATTCTGATTGAAGGCCCGGCGGGAATCAAAATTGTTCCGGCAACATCGGGAACGCGCTCTATGGTGGACTTGAGCGAATCTGAACACGCCGGGTTAATTAGAGCCTTCAGCCAGCTTCAGGGGAACTATGACGTATTAATTGTCGATACTGCAGCGGGTATTGGTAATACCGTTGTCAGCTTTGCCAGAGCATCACAGGATGTTTTATTAGTGGTTTGTGATGAACCCACATCAATTACTGATGCATATGCACTGATAAAAGTATTGAGCCGGGAGCAGGGCCTGTTTAAATTCAAGGTGGTTGCCAATATGGTACGAAATCTGCGCGACGGACAAGTATTGTTCAATAAATTAACTAAAGTAACCGATCGGTTTTTAGACGTTGCTTTAGAGCTTGCCGCGATTATACCTTTTGATGACAACTTGCGTTTAGCTGTTAGAAAACAACAACCTATGGTACTGGCTTACCCAAAATCGCCGGCTTCTTTAGCGATAAAAGCTTTGGCTAAGAAAGCCATTGACTGGCCTGTTCCCGCTCAAGCCGGCGGGCATTTAGAATTTTTTCTTGAACAATTGATAACTTCTGCCGATAACGAGAGTAAGCGGGATGTTGCCAATGAATAA
- the flhF gene encoding flagellar biosynthesis protein FlhF yields the protein MKIKRFFAEDMRRGLQQVKETLGPDAIILSNKKVNGGIELVAAIDPDAQQAQPMAEQAPNEPAASKTPEVPAESLQELLQRQAQAEQPAQRSATQAVAEASKRPEPKAEPQEFNASQLSDDIFPEQVNAPAADDSQAIAELRSQVNGIRQLLEHQLSGLMKQEMDREEPTRSMLMNRLMDMGLSERVADQIACFIPEGGSDDEAWEQTLHLLEGQLNTTSDDILTRGGAVALVGPTGVGKTTTIAKLAARYAQRHGADKVALITTDTFRIGASEQLQTYGRIIGCPVKVAKNAQELADALLALRQKSLILIDTAGMGQRDKRLNEQLSQLIQNSRLRIRPYLVLSATSQSQVLMDAVKQFKALPLSGCIFTKLDECLSLGESISVAIEHGLPVGYLTNGQQVPEDIRVADANFMVAEAERLLDKSICSSVSDVPKSYWNEAFSR from the coding sequence GTGAAGATTAAACGCTTTTTTGCCGAAGATATGCGCCGTGGTTTACAACAGGTTAAAGAAACCTTAGGTCCGGATGCGATTATCCTGTCCAATAAGAAAGTAAACGGTGGTATTGAGCTGGTTGCAGCCATTGACCCCGATGCGCAACAGGCACAGCCAATGGCTGAGCAGGCCCCAAATGAGCCGGCTGCGTCAAAGACGCCAGAAGTGCCGGCTGAATCTTTGCAGGAATTGTTACAGCGTCAGGCACAGGCTGAACAGCCTGCGCAACGCTCTGCTACGCAAGCGGTTGCTGAAGCGTCCAAACGGCCAGAACCGAAAGCCGAGCCACAAGAATTTAACGCTTCTCAACTCAGCGACGATATTTTTCCTGAACAAGTAAACGCACCGGCAGCCGACGACTCCCAGGCCATTGCTGAACTGCGCTCTCAGGTCAATGGTATTCGTCAATTGCTGGAACACCAGTTGAGCGGCTTGATGAAACAAGAAATGGATCGTGAAGAACCAACCCGCTCTATGCTGATGAATCGGTTAATGGATATGGGCTTGAGCGAACGAGTTGCCGACCAGATTGCGTGTTTTATTCCTGAAGGCGGATCAGATGATGAAGCCTGGGAACAGACTCTGCATTTATTAGAAGGTCAGCTGAATACGACCTCTGACGACATTTTGACGCGCGGTGGAGCGGTTGCGTTAGTCGGCCCTACCGGTGTCGGTAAAACCACGACCATTGCGAAGTTAGCCGCTCGTTATGCGCAACGCCATGGTGCCGATAAAGTGGCTTTAATTACCACCGACACCTTTCGTATTGGTGCCAGTGAACAATTACAAACCTATGGTCGTATCATAGGGTGTCCGGTCAAAGTGGCAAAAAATGCACAGGAACTGGCAGATGCTTTACTTGCGCTACGTCAAAAAAGTCTTATTTTGATTGATACGGCAGGCATGGGTCAACGCGACAAGCGTTTGAACGAACAGTTAAGCCAGCTTATTCAGAATTCACGATTGCGGATTCGTCCTTACCTGGTGTTGTCTGCAACATCACAAAGCCAGGTGCTGATGGATGCTGTTAAGCAATTTAAAGCACTGCCTTTGTCTGGCTGTATTTTCACTAAGTTGGACGAATGCTTAAGTTTAGGTGAGAGTATCAGCGTAGCTATAGAACATGGCTTACCGGTTGGTTATTTAACAAATGGCCAGCAAGTGCCTGAAGACATTCGGGTAGCGGATGCGAACTTTATGGTTGCCGAGGCCGAGCGCCTGCTTGATAAAAGCATTTGTTCCTCAGTGTCAGACGTGCCAAAATCGTACTGGAATGAGGCGTTTTCTCGCTGA